The DNA sequence aactcgtgactccaggggtggtagacagcgtctttacttgctgagctacccaggcccccgttgtttgattaatattaacaatagagacagcagcagatctattaggctgcattagtGCATTTACCCTGCAAACTCTTATGCAAGCTTTCACCAGTAGTGCTCCACCTTGTTTTCACACAAGATTTCACTCAAAGCTTCAGCTccatactggaaaaaaaaatgaactttCATATGGACAGTTGAAACACTGAGCATGCATTTAGCTTTAATAGATGAAATCTCTagggctgtttctcaatgtccgTTCTTTATGCTCTTGCGTTCTTGTGGACTTGTTTGATGTCATCACCCTGAATCTACATATcacagcacatctcaaaactctcaTAGATGTGTTTTATGTATGAGTTCGCTCTTTCAGTGTAGTTAGGCAAGACTGATTTTCACAAGAATGCAATAACAAGAAtgcattcttagcattgagaaacaccccAGGTTTTCACGCTCACCTTTGATTCTTCACGCAATGCGCAGGAGTTTTATGTCTACGCGGCAGAAATATCAAAAGATCGCAGCCGCGCACACGCTCAGCTTAGAGAGAACATTGCCCTTAAGTAGTAATTATGACTGGAAAACTTGTGTTGGGAGGAGATATAAACTTTCAACATTGTGGAGGAGAGTATGGTCTCTGTAGTGCATGAAAggatttattaatttttctaaatacagctaattgtgcTCTAGCCGCTAGCCATTTCGttcatatacatttatatatatcagcaacctttttttcattttgtgcatttttacaCTGAGAAatgcatttgaccaaaattacattaccGTCAACAAGCTGAGGAACATATTTTACAGtgccaaaataagagttccccaagaaatgtGCAAGAACAAATCTGCCACCGTCCATGTTTCCAGTTCTTTCCGACAGCAAAGCACTTGAATGCGACATACTCATATTTACCACTTCAGAAGTAGGAAGTAGGATGATTATGTTTGCACATGATGGCAGCATTAACATTTTGCACCAATAGATTTCAGTGCATGTTGCGTATTGCCCtctaatttgacattaaaattttgtataCACTTGGCTTGGACTTGCTGAAAAAGCCAGGTGATGTTTTTAACAAGACACCTGCAACCTCCTGCACCCAGAGAGAGAGGTTGTCAGTAAACAACCTGAACATAGGGGTAAAGAAGGCAAAatcgagggagagagaaagaggccaTGTTGACAAAAAGATAGTGGAAAATGCAGAGAGTGGAATGACACTGTTGACCCGTACAAACTGGTTTGTCAATGCTGTGACTGTAAAAAATGCCTAACATTGACAAGTTCACCAAAGCTAGTAGTTCCATCTGGAAATATGTGACAGGACTCCAAACAAATATTAGAATGTATCTGAATTTGACCAGAGGCATTAATGGTCAGAATCTGATGGTGAAATACACCGTAAAGGGAAAGTGTACTTAAAATATTCATCGTTTAATTTAgcatactaaaacattttaagaagTAGAGAGATAGAATATGAAAGAATACAATGTGTTCTTAAAAAGACTGTAAACTGATCACATGCAAGAATTTGCAACACTGGGCATTTAAATGTCGTTGAAATGTTGTTAATTTGTTGAACCCTCTGACAGGgttgtttttgtatttatggTCTTGAATCACTTGAGGGTAGTGTTTCAGAAAGCACATGAAAGGAATCCTGTTTGGCTGCCTTCTAGCGGTATACAGTACATCTTTCTGCTGATTGGATGATGCAGTGACCAGAACACCTTGCAGCACACACAGTTTATTTAGTTGTTGAAGAAACTACACTCCCTTTTGAGCCTTTCTTAATCATGTTAAGCAAGGCTTTGGTTTGGAAGGCCCTACTAAAGCCCACAGTCTTAGCACTGCGTAGTGCTTTCTGTTAGTTAGGTAGTCTGTTATCCACAGGAAAATCGTTTCAGGTATGGTACAAGTGGGCCTGTTAAGAAGCCTAGTGAGCtaccttgctgtctactgtctacataaACAGCTGCCGTCTAAAGGCTAGGGCATTTTCGCATCATTGCCGGTAGGCAGTACCTCTGTGCACGGCTCACTTCGAGCACTGCCACTGGCGATGCGCAAAAACTTGTCTAGGAAAACAAGGCTGCACATGAACATTCCAAAGTTTACTGTGCTAGAAGCAGCGCAACGAACAGTACACAACACTGGTATTTAGGTTGAAGAACAGCTGGAgtgatttttaacttgacacagtgtcttcaAACCGCAGCACTCCTGCGtaagtaaaaattatttagcagagacgggccacttctattaaaatgaatgagagaaatcagAATGCCCAGCCAAGAAGCTCTAGTgtccaacggtcaacggatatagaaagaaagtcccaccttacaggtaaaagagccaattactttttagatacagacatcgcctgtcaataaactcgagaatgcgcatgcgcgttagctatacaagccgggaaaagttttttttttttagcataatatgaggcaaagaagcacagtttatgattccagtattgtcaaattttattgatgatctgaaatatgttctttgattgtaatcttgaccaactttttttgagattttggtctttccccattcaagtagataggagctgcactagcATGACTTGAAATAGCCttccaagagcattccaaagatggttgacagtggactgacttgctagaaagactttggcatTAGGCTGTTGAGGTGTTGTAGTACGAAATGCAGACCCTTGTTGACTGTGTCGTCCATGTAACTTTGTTTGTATGATACATGCCTTGTTTTAAGTATTCTAATCTCTGTGTGCTTCTGTTTTTAGTTTTACCTGCCTAGGGGCTATAGTTGAATATTAGCCAAACTGGCTAAACTGCCACATTTACAGTAATGTCTGTTAATGTGTACTGTCCCTGTAAATCTAAAGCGAATGAAGTTGGGTAAAGTCTGCTGACTAGTGGGCCCTATAGAAGCAAATCACAAACATGGGTAGTAAAATAAAACTTGATAGGTAAAGTTTATCAAGACTTGACAAAATgccatgtctgaaagtttaaaacaataaacttttaattaattttaaaaggttttaaaaaTAAGTTTGCAGGTTACAGATGGGTAGATTAAAGATTAAAGGCCTTGTTCAcctttacaatttatttattttatttatgtattttttgacaGTTGGGGTTTTAATAGTcttggcctgtttgaacattccgtcaatgtaagtctctggaattttttttttttttttttttttttttttttgatcgcTCGATGTGTGAGATCTccaagtccgatcagttagaaaagtcatagcaacacaagtcagattttattttagtcttggtttagggatattgaagaaaaaaaaatataacatgtctgtagaataacaatatgttggctttgtcaagccaaaataCTAAAACAGTTGGGGTGCTATAGCAGCTGTTCAAAACTCACATATTTACGAGTGAATTGCATAATGCATCACAGGATGTAAAAAACATAGAAATGACCAGCTGTCAATAAAGAATAATTATatagctcaaaaaaaaaaaaaaaaaaaaaaaaaagagacataacTAGAATGGAAGAACACTTATTTATACTCCTTGtaaggtaagcagctgtttatgtaCCATTAAAACTGTGAGCATTGTGATTGGCAGGATTACAAAAATAGGCCTCTCCCACCCTTTGCTTGGACTTCTCTTTAAAGCACTTCACAACATTGTGTACCATATACAAGTGTGCAGAGTTACAAAATACAGCACATCATAATGAAATAACATCATAGGGCTACAATCAGTATTGTtgttattacaaatattttaagagATACCCATGATTGGATTTGGAACCGACTGTTATATTATAGCTCAGGTTTGTTATAGGAATGAAACTAACAATATCAAAAGCAAGTTGGCAAAATGCAGGTATACAATTGTCCACCGTAACTCAATAAATACATGTGCTACCTGTGCAGTTCCTGCCGGCTCCTGAGAATGTTTTAGGTGTGAAGTCACTTCTGACCCAAACCAGCAAAGTTCTGGGAGCTTCCTTCCACATAACCAAcatacttttaaataaatttatgtGTACAGACATTCTGCCTTTAAAAAATACGTTATTTGGCATTTCTTCCAATGCCAAATAACACAAGTCTGCGCATTGTCTCTGTGCATATCCCTCtgattcggggggaagttcagaaATCCATCAAGACACTCAAGTGTTTTTGAGAGTCAGAAATCTTTCAGAACCACACCCAATTGTCAATAATCCATCAAAATGTATTATGTAACAGCAAAAGGCACTTCCTCTTTTTACAGTCTCAATGGGTCCAAAGGTTGTGAATGAACTTCAGCAGTTTCCTGGTTTCATTCAGTCATGCCGAAGAACATGATGGGCCATATACCATAATAATACATACAGTAATATTACTAACATTCTCATGGAAGATTGATCTCCATATGAAAATGTCTATTTGCACCATCTGTAAGTACAGAGAATGTTTGATCTACGTAAAGGCAGCAATACATTTGTTAAATGCCATATATGCAAAATTGTTTGCATGGAGGAATGTCCAATTGGACAGCTTACCACAGCAATGATGTAGgctcaaacaaaaaataaaatgaacaaataaatagaaataaaaaacatacatCCCTCAATTTAATTCTGCAGATTGTACCGTAGATTGGGGCAGCTCTTATATGGACTGGCTGCTCACTTGTGGTCCAGGTCGGTGGATTTCCATTTTTGCACAGTGTCCGGTCTCCAAACCAATGGACTGAAAATAAAAAGGTAGGTGTAGTATTTCAGGTAGCAAAAACAGATCAAGTGTTTGGCTCCAGCTTGAGTTTTTACATGGCAACTCAATTCTATGAATTCTATTCTTTAAGTAATTTCAGATGTAATCTGAGTATTTTCTTTGTTTCAGATCTACTCCTAAAGGGGATTTACATACACTACAACCAGGTAAAACCTACTTTGTGTAAGCATACAGgaattaaaaatgtgcttaatgccTTCAGTAGGGATGCAGGGTCCAAAGTGAAATTTTGAAGGTTTGTTGATAGAACCAggttgttttttgcatttatagaTGACTGAGGTGAGCTAACCTGGCTGATTTGGGAAGATTTAGTGATGTTCTTTTTATGTTCTTTTCTTTGCTCTGATAAGCTTGACGTTTATGACTGTAATCAATGAGCATCCTTCCCTCTTTAGTCATAATGCCATCACTAATTAAATGAAAGTCTTACGGAAACAATTTAGGTGAATAATTGCAGCAATTGAATGCTGGCTTTGGCAGTCATTACAaacacaacctggtctcatagaatgacatTGGTATACCTAAATTTTTTGCTTGTTGtatgtattgtggcagtttcctggtgaaacgaacactagaggcgctaaaacaatgacttttattcccattcttacaaatcacaagtaaaacggcagattattcATTTGTAAACCATACTTTTTACCTGTTTCTCATATAATGCTATCTATTATGACATCTAAAGACATTTGCTATAGTGCATGACATGTAAAGCAATACATTTTAgtgttacataaccaactacatttacaagcttgatcAAATGTAATCATATTGTGCActaactcaactgatagagcattgcacttgcaatgtaaaGGACCGGGGTATGTGTCcagaagagcacgcgagtcgacacgcAAGCCTAAAGTGACATAGAAGCACCAGAATagtgacgtggttgcttcaggaattgcgtttttcatgtcaAATAGGCTTTGCacgacactatcagttaggttgaggtttaaggtttaggacaGGGTGGTCGgatttgttgattaaaaaatctgtttggaacaaaatttctgtttattttagCACCACATATTGGACATTTCATCCTCAGAACTGCtgcaatactgtatgtgtaagtaaccacataatatcattttgcaaaattgtaGCCACATATACATCAGGCTGCACGAACAAGTTACAAAAAATTCACTATGCTTTTATTTACCTGATAGCTCTGGACATGGTCGTTGACATCAAAGCTCCTTGGAGAAGGGAAGGCGTTATTCTGTTGGGTCCTGCTGAGCCGCGGCCGACCAGGGTGACCGGCGCTGATCCCGTTGACCCGGTGGATGCAGAGCACTTTCTGGAAGCTCTGCTTAAAGTTTTCCGACAGGAAGCCGTAGAGGAGCGGATTGGCGCAGCTGTTGACGTAGGTCAAGATGACTGAGAGAAAGTACACGCCGGTAACAAGGCTGTTCTCCGGAAGGGTGTCGATCAGGTTGATGATGTTGAGGATGAAGAATGGCAGCCAGCACAGGACAAACACCACCACGATGATCACCACCATTCTTGTCACCTTCTTCTCAGACCTGCGTCGCTTGGAGAGTCCTGCCCGCGCCCCGGCGGACTTCACTTTGATCACAATGAGTAGGTAACAAAGGCAGATGACCAGCAAGGGACAGAAGAAACCTAGTATAGCAGTGTAGAGGATGAAGGCAGTGGACCACACATCACGTGGTTCAGGCCAGCTCATGTTGCAGGTGTTCAGATCTGGCTGGACgtcagagtaaatgatgactggcAGTGTCAGCACAAAGGATAGTGCCCATACCATGCTATTTATCACCTTGGCAACTCTGGGTCGCCGCAACCTCGCACTCCGGATCGGATGTACCACAGCCATATAGCGATCAATGCTCATTACTGTCAGACAGAATGTGCTCGTAAATTGACTGATGGAGTCTGCCCACATCACAATTCGACACAGGAAGTTGCCAAACGGCCAGTAGGAGAGCACATTATGGGTGGTGAGAAATGGCAGTCCCAGAATGTACAACTCATCGGCTATGGCCAAGTTTAAAATGTACATGTTTGTGACGGTCTTCATTTTGGTGTAGCGCAGAACCACGAAAATGGCCAGAGAGTTCCCTGTCAAACCGAGGACAAACACGACAAGGTATATTACAGCCATGACTTTTGTGCTGTCTCCATCAGACAAGATTTCATTAAAGCTAAGTGATGTATTGCTTGTTTCATTGGATTGGTTGTAGTAGTCTGAGGATGACCTGTTCCACATGGCCACCTGGGTTGCCATCTTTGGACACGGGCACAGCTTCGACAAGGAATGTCTGACTTCTGAGTCACAAAGAGGCTAGAAACAACAGAATAAGAATGCAAAAGGGTTTTCTCAGCAGTGCAAAATAATCACCGGCAGtttcattgcattttaaatgtgaacTGAACCTTGCATATTATGCACAaaaaaagcaggtatttaaaaacattattggCATGACAAACTGAACAGAACAATTCTGATAGTACTGCATGAACTAAATACATTAGGCTTGAAAGTACCCAGCCAAGGGAGAATACAGAATAGCTAATATCTCCAAAGCATAGGATGCAGACTTAAAGGGAGTTGTTTagttgtttactcacccctgtgttgttataaccccatatgactttttcttaacacaaagggagaaattgtgaaaaatgttgtgctctgtgatgtcatacattaaatgcaaaagtataattcagaagtcttcTGAGTTTTCTGTTGTTGCGAAACAAATCGCTTtcttgcttgaacgccccatctcccCCCATCTCGTGCACTCTCTTGAATATGCACAGGACAACAATGGTCAGCATATTTTTCACTAAATAAGATATTAGATTGcagtttgtttctcactaaaccttatcatatgccttcagaacaagacatgagccaaatggaataatttattagacttctgaattatacttttgcatcttttttaaacttgaagaggtggtcaccataaactgatcactgagcacaacatttttcacagtttctccctttgtgttaagaaaaagaaagtcatatgtggttataacaacacaggggtgagtaaacaatgatagTTCATTTTGGGGTGTACTTTCCCTTTATAGGTCCCTTTACAGTCTTAACAAGAAACGCTCCTCATTACAGCTCCTCGGGTTCAAAAAAAGAACTCAAttcttatcaagaaccatttttcCACTTAATCAGTTCTTTAATAAAGTTCTTGATGTTGCATGTTGgattctttaaataaatattccaggttaaaaaaaataaaaattaagttcaattgacagcatttgtggcataatgttaattatgaaaaaaacaacaataataattttgacttgtcccttgttCATAAGTgtaatttacaatggaagtgaatggggccagtccaaaaacattaaaatacccacCGTTTCAAGTGTATAGTCTCAAgacatatacatgttaacatgattttaacatgattttatcgaactaaaatcacgttaacatgtataatgtttacttcttgtggctatcCTTTTGAAACTGTATTATTGCACAAATACtgttaactgagcttaacttttggaacatttctttaaagcaTTTTCACCATGGCCAAAGTAGCTGGTGTAGTCAGTTTTAAGTTGCCTATATTCTAGGAGTGGATTACCTTTGAATAAGCAACCTATTAATTTCCAAATGAGCTGTAAtttaaaaggcatttacactatatggccaaaagattgtggacacccccttctaattaatgaatttggttactccattaaatccagtaaagaaaaatcttaatgtttctttatgtaatggcttgggctttgtgtgcttccaaatatgtggcaactgtttggggatagcccttttctgttccagcatgacaatgcccctgtgaacaaagtgaggtccataaagaaatggtttactgtgtctggcatggaagaaattgactggcctgcacaaagcccagacctgaacccccactgatcacttttggggtgaactggaacagcaactgtaagtcaggccccatcgaccagcATCaatgatagccttgtgtctgaatgagagcaaatccctgcagccatgttactacatacagtatagtggaagcCTTctcaaaagagtggaagctgttattacagcaaagggggaaattgatgcctaaggttttgaaatcaaatgttcatcaagcacatatggtgtccacaaacttttggccatatagtgtaattttgtacttgattatttcaaaaacattcatattcatattcatattcacaCTGATGCATTTAAACTGTTCACAATGGCAAAACActgttttcattgtttaaaaaagttgcattttGCAGTACTCCATTTGAAGCCTTTATTTTAGCACCCTGTATTGTAAAATTCACATGCTGTTGGTTtcccaatattattatttttttgcattattattattttgtcaaaaaaaaaacattactattCATATTGCATAAAGCATATGAACAGTTCAATgttgtaaaagattattttagttGTTTAAATTCTGTCACGTGAAACTCTGCATGCAAAC is a window from the Myxocyprinus asiaticus isolate MX2 ecotype Aquarium Trade chromosome 13, UBuf_Myxa_2, whole genome shotgun sequence genome containing:
- the LOC127450883 gene encoding somatostatin receptor type 5-like isoform X1, encoding MATQVAMWNRSSSDYYNQSNETSNTSLSFNEILSDGDSTKVMAVIYLVVFVLGLTGNSLAIFVVLRYTKMKTVTNMYILNLAIADELYILGLPFLTTHNVLSYWPFGNFLCRIVMWADSISQFTSTFCLTVMSIDRYMAVVHPIRSARLRRPRVAKVINSMVWALSFVLTLPVIIYSDVQPDLNTCNMSWPEPRDVWSTAFILYTAILGFFCPLLVICLCYLLIVIKVKSAGARAGLSKRRRSEKKVTRMVVIIVVVFVLCWLPFFILNIINLIDTLPENSLVTGVYFLSVILTYVNSCANPLLYGFLSENFKQSFQKVLCIHRVNGISAGHPGRPRLSRTQQNNAFPSPRSFDVNDHVQSYQSIGLETGHCAKMEIHRPGPQVSSQSI
- the LOC127450883 gene encoding somatostatin receptor type 5-like isoform X2, whose translation is MKTVTNMYILNLAIADELYILGLPFLTTHNVLSYWPFGNFLCRIVMWADSISQFTSTFCLTVMSIDRYMAVVHPIRSARLRRPRVAKVINSMVWALSFVLTLPVIIYSDVQPDLNTCNMSWPEPRDVWSTAFILYTAILGFFCPLLVICLCYLLIVIKVKSAGARAGLSKRRRSEKKVTRMVVIIVVVFVLCWLPFFILNIINLIDTLPENSLVTGVYFLSVILTYVNSCANPLLYGFLSENFKQSFQKVLCIHRVNGISAGHPGRPRLSRTQQNNAFPSPRSFDVNDHVQSYQSIGLETGHCAKMEIHRPGPQVSSQSI